Genomic DNA from Clostridium sp. BJN0013:
TATTTTTTCCCAGAAATTTACAGAAATATTTATTATGATAATAATAAGTTTTTATTGTATCTTGCGATAATCCTCTAACCTTAGACATAGCAATGTATTCCTTAAATGCTTCTTGGTATGTTTTTTTAATAATTTGATTTTCATTTTTAAATAATTGCTTTCCTTTTGATATACCTTTTTTCAATTTCATGACCACCCTCATTTTTTATTAAAAAACATCAAAAAAGCGCTTATGAAAAACTAATTTAACAACACTTTTCATAAACACTTTTATTAACTTATTTTATTGATATATCTAGGGTTTAAGCCATTCGTATCCTATTCCCACTCGATAGTAGCTGGAGGTTTTGAGGTTATATCATAAACAATTCTGTTTACTCCTTTAACTTCATTAACAATTCTCCTTGAAACTTTATCTAAAACTTCATAAGGTATCCTAGCCCAGTCAGAAGTCATAGCATCCGTAGATATAACTGCCCTTAGTGCAATAGTATAGCAATAAGTTCTTTCATCCCCCATTACTCCTACAGAACGTATGTTGGGAAGACAGGCAAAATACTGCCATATAGTTTCATCTAAATTAGCTTTTGCTATTTCTTCTCTAAATATTGCATCTGCATCTCTGGTTATTTGAAGCTTTTCCTCTGTAATATCTCCTAAAACTCTTATAGCAAGTCCCGGTCCCGGAAACGGTTGTCTCCATACTAATTTATGAGGTATACCAAGTTCTTCACCTACTGCCCTAACCTCATCTTTAAATAGTTCCCTTAGAGGCTCTACGAGTTCAAAATCCATATTTTCAGGTAGTCCGCCTACATTATGATGACTTTTTATAGTAGCAGATGTTCCAAGTCCACTTTCTACCACATCAGGATATATGGTTCCCTGAACTAAAAAACCTATTTCTCCTAACTTCTTAGCTTCTTCTTCAAATACCCTTATAAATTCTTCTCCTATTATTTTTCTTTTCTTTTCAGGATCCGATACATCTTTTAACTTTTGTAAAAATCTTTTCTCTGCATTTACTCTTATAAAATTCATATTAAACTGTTTTTTAAATATATCTTCAACCTGATCTCCTTCATCTTTTCTTAGAAGACCATGATCTACAAATATACAAGTAAGCTGCTTTCCTACAGCCTTATGTACAATCATTGCTGCTACTGAAGAATCTACTCCACCGGACATGGCACATATTACCTTTTTATCTCCAACTTCTTCTTTTATTGATTTTATCTTTTCATCCACAAAAGAAGACATAGACCAATCTCCTTTTAAATTGCATATGTCAAATAAAAAATTAGAAAGCATTTTTTTGCCAAAAGGCGTGTGTTCAACTTCAGGATGAAACTGAACTCCATATATTTTTTTATTAATATTCTCTACGGCAGCTACAGGACTTTCTCCTGACTTTCCTATTATTTTAAATCCTTCCGGAGGTTGTGATACAAAATCTGTATGACTCATCCAACAACTTTCATTTTTATCTATACCAGAAAATAAATCACTGCTATTATTGAGAACCACATCCGTTTTTCCATATTCCCTTACCTCTGCACTTTCAACTTTTCCCCCCAATGTAGTACATATAAGCTGATGACCATAACATATACCTAAAACTGGCACACCTATTTCAAATATGTCCTCACTTATTTTAGGAGCATTATTATCATATACACTATTAGGCCCTCCTGTAAATATTATTCCCTTGGGGTTTTTTTCTTGTATTTTATCTACAGAATAAGTATAAGGGACTATTTCACAGTATACATTATTTTCTCTAACCCTTCTTGCTATAAGTTGATTATATTGTCCCCCAAAATCAACTACAATAACTAATTCTCTTCCCATTAGTGTCCTCCCAATGTAAAATTTACTTAACTGCTTTTGTTCAAATTCATCCTTATATTTTGTGAAAATTAATTATAGTTTATTCCTATATTCTACAACTATTAATATCCACCATCAATACTCAAAGATAATTCTCCATTTCATTATAATAATATCTAATATTAATACACTCTTATTATTGTGCAATACTATAATTAGGAGCTTCTCTAGTCATAGATATATCATGAGGATGACTTTCTCTAAGACCTGCGGAAGACTGAACTACAAAAGTAGCTTTTTCATATAAGTCCTTTAGAGTAGGCGCTCCTAATAATCCCATACCTGAGCGTATTCCTCCTAAAAGCTGAAATATAGTGTCTGCTAGAGGTCCTTTATAAGGTACCCTTCCTTCAACACCTTCTGGGACTAATTTTTTATTTCCTTCTTGAAAATATCTATCTTTACTTCCACAAGCCATGGCAGCTAAAGAACCCATTCCTCTATATACCTTATAACTTCTTCCCTTATATATCTCCGTTTCACCTGGGGCTTCTTCACAACCTGCAAACATAGACCCCATCATAACTACCTTGGCTCCTGCTGCCAATGCCTTTACTATATCTCCTGAATATTTTATTCCTCCATCTGCAATAATTGGAACATCATACTTATTAGCTTCTTCCACACAATCCATTACTGCCGTAAGCTGTGGTACCCCCACTCCCGATATTATCCTTGTGGTACATATGGAACCTGGTCCTATTCCTACTTTAATTGAATCTGCACCTGCCTCAATTAAATCTCTGGTAGCTTCTGCAGTTGCAACATTTCCTGCAATAATTTCTATGTCAGGATACTTCTCTTTTATAATTTTCACTGCATTTAACACTCCCTGTGAATGTCCATGGGATGTATCTACAGTTATTACATCTACTCCTACTCTAACTAAGGCATTTACCCTGTCCATCATATCTTTGGTTACTCCTACCGCAGCACCACATAAAAGTCTTCCCTTTATATCTTTTGCTCCATTAGGGAATTTTTTCACTTTTTCTATATCTTTTATAGTTATAAGTCCTCGTAAATTATTTTTGCTATCTACCAATGGAAGTTTCTCTATTTTATGGGCTTTCAATATTTCCTTAGCTTCTTCAATAGTAGTATTTTCTGGGGCCGTTATAAGATTTTTATAGGTCATAACTTCTGAAATCTTTCTATCATAATCTGTTTCAAAAATTATATCTCTATTAGTAATTATACCTACTAATTTGTAATTTACAGTAATTGGAATACCTGATATTCTATATTTACTCATAAGTGCTAATGCATCATTTATACTATTATCCGGTGAAAGATAAAATGGATCTGTAATTACACCATTTTCCTGCCTTTTTACCTTGTCCACTTCCATAGCCTGATGTTCTATAGACATATTTTTATGTATAATTCCTATACCACCTTCTCTTGCCATAGCAATAGCCATTTTTGAATCTGTAACTGTATCCATGCTAGCACTTACAAGAGGTATATTTAATTTTATATTTTTAGTCAAATTAGTATTTAATAGAACCTCCCCAGGCAAAACTTCAGATTTATTTGGTATTAGAAGTACATCATCAAAAGTATAAGCCTCCTTTAAAATCTTTGCCAATTAAAACCACTCCAATTCTAAATTATTTTATAAAATATTCTTAAAATACAATCTAATAAAAAAACCATATTAAATTCACTTAAAG
This window encodes:
- the guaA gene encoding glutamine-hydrolyzing GMP synthase; its protein translation is MGRELVIVVDFGGQYNQLIARRVRENNVYCEIVPYTYSVDKIQEKNPKGIIFTGGPNSVYDNNAPKISEDIFEIGVPVLGICYGHQLICTTLGGKVESAEVREYGKTDVVLNNSSDLFSGIDKNESCWMSHTDFVSQPPEGFKIIGKSGESPVAAVENINKKIYGVQFHPEVEHTPFGKKMLSNFLFDICNLKGDWSMSSFVDEKIKSIKEEVGDKKVICAMSGGVDSSVAAMIVHKAVGKQLTCIFVDHGLLRKDEGDQVEDIFKKQFNMNFIRVNAEKRFLQKLKDVSDPEKKRKIIGEEFIRVFEEEAKKLGEIGFLVQGTIYPDVVESGLGTSATIKSHHNVGGLPENMDFELVEPLRELFKDEVRAVGEELGIPHKLVWRQPFPGPGLAIRVLGDITEEKLQITRDADAIFREEIAKANLDETIWQYFACLPNIRSVGVMGDERTYCYTIALRAVISTDAMTSDWARIPYEVLDKVSRRIVNEVKGVNRIVYDITSKPPATIEWE
- the guaB gene encoding IMP dehydrogenase; translated protein: MAKILKEAYTFDDVLLIPNKSEVLPGEVLLNTNLTKNIKLNIPLVSASMDTVTDSKMAIAMAREGGIGIIHKNMSIEHQAMEVDKVKRQENGVITDPFYLSPDNSINDALALMSKYRISGIPITVNYKLVGIITNRDIIFETDYDRKISEVMTYKNLITAPENTTIEEAKEILKAHKIEKLPLVDSKNNLRGLITIKDIEKVKKFPNGAKDIKGRLLCGAAVGVTKDMMDRVNALVRVGVDVITVDTSHGHSQGVLNAVKIIKEKYPDIEIIAGNVATAEATRDLIEAGADSIKVGIGPGSICTTRIISGVGVPQLTAVMDCVEEANKYDVPIIADGGIKYSGDIVKALAAGAKVVMMGSMFAGCEEAPGETEIYKGRSYKVYRGMGSLAAMACGSKDRYFQEGNKKLVPEGVEGRVPYKGPLADTIFQLLGGIRSGMGLLGAPTLKDLYEKATFVVQSSAGLRESHPHDISMTREAPNYSIAQ